A stretch of the Vigna radiata var. radiata cultivar VC1973A chromosome 7, Vradiata_ver6, whole genome shotgun sequence genome encodes the following:
- the LOC106766228 gene encoding uncharacterized protein LOC106766228: MTRIREQDAGQHIPAKDVKHIVRYILVSRELYKRGFVMPLLKCISREEVQYVLRKLHEGVCGMHIGKMALRARVLRAGYFWPTLEKDCNDFVQKCLSCQKHGNMQNLPTIELHVLTFP; this comes from the coding sequence ATGACGCGAATAAGGGAACAGGACGCAGGACAACACATTCCGGCCAAGGACGTCAAGCATATAGTGCGCTACATTTTGGTCAGCAGAGAACTATATAAAAGGGGATTTGTAATGCCTCTACTTAAGTGCATCTCCCGAGAAGAGGTGCAATATGTGTTGAGGAAGTTACATGAAGGTGTGTGTGGCATGCATATAGGCAAAATGGCCTTGAGGGCTCGAGTATTAAGGGCAGGGTATTTCTGGCCCACCTTGGAGAAAGACTGCAATGATTTCGTCCAAAAATGTCTTAGCTGTCAGAAGCATGGCAACATGCAGAATCTACCGACCATCGAGCTTCATGTCTTGACATTTCCTTGA